The genomic window AAGGAGGAGCTGATTGCCCATGCCGAGAAGGTGGCCAAGCAGATTGAACAGGCGCTTGAAACCAACCTGCTCTCCGAGGCTCAGATCTACACTTATCTGGCCGTTATGGCTGGTTACGACGAAAGGGTCTACGGATCTGCGCTCGCGTTCAACCCGGCGTTTCTGCAAGGGCATACCTTTTTTCTACAAGAAAACATCACCGAGGACGGTCGCATCCTCTACTGTCCTTACGTCTACCGTGACGAAGAGTTTCTGATGCGTGCATTCGACATTGGCAATATCCGGAGGGATCACGGCTACGATTACACCACTTGGGATTGGTACAAGACTCCGATGACCCAGCAGAAACCCCACTGGACCAAGCCTTACTTCGACGACGGCGGCGGTGGAATCAACATGGTCACCTATTCGATCCCGATCGGAGAGACGGCGATCCTGACGTTCGATATGCGGGTCGAAGAATAGTCGTTGGAATTCGTTCCAAAGCCAGTTCTTCGCCAGAACTAGATGCTGCAATGGATTGAGGAAGCGGCCCGCTACATCCTTCCTTCTTCCATATCGTAAATATCGAAGAAGAAGTGGGGATAATTTCCGGGTAGGTAGTTTGGCCAGTATTCGTCCTCCATATACACTTGGACTTGGCTTGGCATTTCGCTCATCCGTGAGTCG from Verrucomicrobiota bacterium includes these protein-coding regions:
- a CDS encoding cache domain-containing protein translates to MPRWTHLFLTVAFFACGSLQADEKEELIAHAEKVAKQIEQALETNLLSEAQIYTYLAVMAGYDERVYGSALAFNPAFLQGHTFFLQENITEDGRILYCPYVYRDEEFLMRAFDIGNIRRDHGYDYTTWDWYKTPMTQQKPHWTKPYFDDGGGGINMVTYSIPIGETAILTFDMRVEE